The nucleotide sequence CGAGAGCCTCAACGTGTCGCCTTCTGAAATCGAGGGCATTCACCGCTTCAACATCGTCATCAACGAAACCGAGGAGGTAGTCGGCAAGTTGGCCCGCCAAATCGAGAAGCAGATTGAAGTGTTGAAAGTGTATTACAACACCAACGCCGACGTGATTTGGCAGGAAATGGCGCTCTATAAAGTGCCTACCGATGTCATTGCCGAGAAGGCCATTGTGGAGCGGTTGCTTCGCGAAAACGGCGCCCGCGCCGTGGTGATCCGCAAGGATTACACCGTGTTTGAAACCACCGGCCACCGAGAGGAAACCGACAACCTCATCCGCGTGCTGCAACCCTACGGCCTCATCGAGTTTGTGCGCAGCGCCCGCATCGCCATCATCAAAGCCAGCGACGGATTCAACAGCAAGCTCCGCGAGTTCGAGCGCCGCGAGCCAAGCACCGAGCCCGCCGAAAACGAATACCTCAACAGCCGCGACAAGGTGTTCACGATGTAGATCAGCCCGCATCGAAACGGCTAATTCAACAAAGAAAACAACACATTCACCCTTAATAGCCCACAGCAAAATGGCACAAATCAATTTTGGCGGAGTAGACGAAACTGTAGTTACCCGCGAGGAATTTCCTTTGGAAAAGGCGCTGGACGTTCTCAAAAACGAAACTATTGCCGTAATCGGGTACGGGGTGCAGGGTCCCGGCCAGGCGCTCAACATGCGCGACAACGGGTTCAACGTCATTGTTGGCCAGCGCGAAGATTCTCCGTCGTGGGAGCGGGCGCTGAAAGATGGTTGGGTGGAAGGCGAAACGCTGTTCTCGATTGAGGAAGCGGCGGAGCGCGGCACCATCATCTGCAACCTGCTCTCCGATGCCGGCCAAATTGCGCTGTGGCCCACGCTGAAAGCCAAGCTGACACCCGGCAAAACGCTGTACTTCTCGCACGGCTTCGGCATCACCTTCAACGACCAAACCAACATCATCCCACCCGCCGATGTAGACGTGATTCTGGTAGCGCCCAAGGGCAGCGGCACCAGCCTGCGCCGCTTGTTCGTGGCCGGTGGTGGCCTCAACTCATCGTTTGCGGTGTACCAAGATGCTACGGGTAAAGCCTATGAAAAAGTAGTGGCGATGGGCATTGGTGTAGGTTCGGGTTACCTGTTTGAAACCGACTTCAAGAAGGAAGTATACTCCGACCTCACCGGTGAGCGGGGCGTGTTGATGGGCGCTTTGGCGGGTATCATTGAAGCGCAGTACCAAGTGTTGCGCCAGCGCGGCCACTCGCCTTCCGAAGCCTTCAACGAAACCGTGGAAGAACTCACCCAAAGCCTCGTGCCGCTGGTAGGTGAGAACGGCATGGACTGGATGTTCAGCAACTGCTCGGTAACCGCGCAGCGCGGCGCCCTCGACTGGAAAGGCCGCTTCCGCGAAGCCACCCTACCCGTCCTCAACGAGCTATACGACAGCGTAGCTTCTGGCAAAGAAGCCGAGCGCACCATTCAGCGCGGTTCTACCCCCAACTACCGCTCGGAGCTGGAAACTGAACTCAAAGAAGTGCGCGACTCCGAGTTGTGGCAGACCGGCGCCACCGTACGTCAGCTCCGCTCGAAAGCCGCGGAAAAAGTGGAAGAGTTAAGCTAGTAGCGTACTGGCTGAATAAGATCAGGCCAAGAAAAGAACGTCATGCTGAGCTTGTCGAAGCATCTCGCGTGCTGATATATGATTACTATTCCTGCATCAGCACGCGAGATGCTTCGGCAAGCTCAGCATGACTTGTTCTAGTCTCACGTGGAGACACACCAATTACGAAGGATATGGAAAAGGAAGTAGCCGCGCCGCTGGCCGTGACGCTGGAAAATGTGGAGCAGGCCGCGCGCAACCTGAAAGGCGTCATCTATAAAACCCCGCTGCTGCAAAACCACGGCCTCTCGCGCACCTACAACGCGACGGTGCTGCTGAAGCGGGAAGATTTGCAAGTGGTGCGCTCCTACAAGATTCGGGGCGCCTACCATAAGATGCTCACGCTGCCGCCCATTAGCGGGGAGCGGGAAATAGTGTGCGCCAGCGCCGGCAACCATGCGCAAGGCGTGGCTTATGCCTGCCAGATGCTCGGTTTGAAAGGCTACATTTTCATGCCCGCTGCCACGCCCGCCCAAAAGGTGGACAAAGTGCGGCTCTTCGGTAAAGAATACGTGGAAGTGGTGCTCACCGGCGCCAGCTTCGACGATTCGTTCCGCTCCGCCCGCGAGTTCTGCGACGAGCGGGGCAGCACCTTCATTCATCCCTTCGACGACCTTGCTATTGTTGAAGGCCAAGCCACCGTCGGCCTGGAAATCCTGAAAGCCGCCACCGTCCCTATCGACTACTGCTTCATGCCCATCGGCGGCGGCGGACTAGCCTCAGGTGTGGCCAGCGTGTTCCGGCAGCTCAGCCCCTCTACCAAGCTCATCGGCGTGCAGCCCTTGGGGGCACCTTCCATGTACTCGGCCATCCGCGGCAACCAGCACGCCGCCTTAGCCAGCATTGACAGTTTCGTGGACGGCGCGGCCGTGAAGTGCCCCGGCCAGCTGACCTACGAAATCTGCCGCGAGCTGCTCGATGAGGTGGTGCTGGTGCCGGAAGGCCAAATCTGCCAGGACTTGCTGAAGATGTACAACGAGGAAGGCATCGTGCTCGAACCGGCCGGTACGCTCACTATTTCGGCGCTGCACCAGTTTCGGGAGCAAATCAAAGGCAAAACGGTGGTGTGCGTCGTCAGCGGCTCCAACAACGACATCACCCGCATGGAGGATATCAAGGAGCGCGCCATGCAGCACCAGGGCCTCAAGCACTACTTCATGGTGACCTTCAACCAGGCCCCCGGCGCCCTCCGCCGCTTTGTCAACAACGTGCTGCACGAAGGCGACGACATCATCCAGTTTCAGTACATCAAGAAGAACAACAAGGAAAAAGGCCCCGTCTTCATCGGCGTCGAAGTCAAACAGCCCCACGACGTAGAAGGCATCAAGGCCCGCATGGCAGAAGAAGGCTTTGCCTTCGAATACCTAAACGGCAAGCAGGATTTCCTGGCGCTATTGGTGTAAGTGAAAGTATTTCATGCTCCGACTTAAACGAACTAGCCCGTAGTGCTCAGCACTACGGGCTAGTTCGTTTTAAGAGGATTATCGTTCTGATTTTGCAGTCTGCTGATTCCTATGCTAGCTTCTCTTTGAATAACTTCAGCGTCCGGTCCCATGCGAGTTTAGCAGCTTCGGCGTTGTAACGTGCAGGGGAGGAATCGTTGTTGAAAGCGTGGTTGACGCCTTCGTACACGTACTGCTCGTACTTGATGTTGTTGGCTTTGAGGGCAGCTTCGTAGGCGTCTTTGCCAGCGTTTACCCGCTCATCGAGGCCAGCGTAGTGGAGTAGGAGAGTGGCTTTGATTTTGGGCACGTCTTCAGCTTTGGGCTGGGTACCGTAGTAAGCCACGGCGGCGTTGAGCTTGGGCTCAGCTACGGCTAGGCTGTTGGCCATGGCCCCGCCCCAACAGAAGCCGACGCACCCGGTTTTGCCGTTCGAGTCTTTACGGCCGCGCAGGTAGGTGAGGGCTGCTAAGTAGTTGTTCAAGTTCTGCTGCTTATCCAGCTTGCCGATCATGGTGCGGCCTTCATCCTCGTTGGCAGGCGTGCCGCCAAATACCGACAGCGCATCAACGCCCAAGGCTAGGTACCCCGCCTGCGCCACGCGGCGCGTTACGTCCTTGATGTGAGGCGTGAGGCCGCGGTTTTCGTGAATCACTACTACAGCGCCTAGTTTTTTCTTACCCTTCGGGTGCACCAAGTAGCCTTTCATGGTCACGCCGGCGTCGCCGGGCCACGTTGCTTCTTCAGTCACGAGGTCATCGGTTTGCTCGGGTACTGTGGCGGCTTGGGCATAGCCGGGCTCCAGCACGGCCAGCGCTGCTGCAGCCATAGCCGCGCCGCCGGTTAGCTTGTGTAGGCGGTCTAGGAAGTCGCGGCGGCTGAGAGGGGCGTGGGTGTACTCGTCGAACAGGTTGATAATGCGCTGGTCCATGAGGGGCTGAGGAGGAAAAGCTTGAGGAAAACAGAAGTTTTAAATAGGGGGCCTTTGGCCCTTCCGCTACTAGGCACGGAGGCAAGTTGGTGGCAGCAGCGCAGCCTTATTTGTAAAAGACAAAAGCGCCCTCGCAAATGGTTGCTTGCAGCAACTCATCTCTAGTTGCTAAGCTACCTGGAACGCAGCCAGGAAAACAAGGCGAGTTGTGTCCAGCCGGAAAATTATTGGACAATATAATTCCGGTTGCGCCATTCTCTGGAATCGTTCCCGGCAACGGTTTCGGTATATTTATTTAGCTAGTTGGCCCGCATAATCGGTTTTGCAAACGTTATCGTTGGTGGAGTTGCGGTATATTTCGTCCGAGAAGCTGCTAAACCCTCCGCTTGTACCGGGCCATGTAGGCACGGCATATAGGGTCCTTCAACGCTTCACTTCTTCGTCCTTCTTGTTGGCTTTTGCCGTCATACTTTTTGTTTTGCTTTTCTCTCTATGAAATACCTGCTGGGATACGACATTGGCAGTTCCTCCATCAAAGTAGCGTTACTCAGCGTCGACACCGGGAAGTGTTTGGCTAGCGCCACATCGCCGAAACAGGAGATGGAAATCGTGGCGAAGGCTGCGGGTTGGGCTGAGCAGGAGCCGGAGCGGTGGTGGCAGGAAGCCGTGAATGCCACCAAGCAGTTGAAAGACAAGTTCAGCTTCGACCCGGCCTTGGTAGCCGGCATCGGCATCACCTACCAAATGCACGGGCTGATTCTACTTGACAAAGCCGGCAAGGTGCTACGCCCAGCCATTATCTGGTGCGACAGCCGGGCTGTCGACTACGGCAACCAAGCTTTCACCGACCTGGGTGAAGAGTACTGCCTGCATTACCTGCTCAACTCACCGGGCAACTTCACCGCTTCCAAACTGAAG is from Hymenobacter tibetensis and encodes:
- the ilvN gene encoding acetolactate synthase small subunit, giving the protein MSQQASIDRQEYNITAYTENQVGLLNRIAIIFSRRKINIESLNVSPSEIEGIHRFNIVINETEEVVGKLARQIEKQIEVLKVYYNTNADVIWQEMALYKVPTDVIAEKAIVERLLRENGARAVVIRKDYTVFETTGHREETDNLIRVLQPYGLIEFVRSARIAIIKASDGFNSKLREFERREPSTEPAENEYLNSRDKVFTM
- the ilvC gene encoding ketol-acid reductoisomerase; translated protein: MAQINFGGVDETVVTREEFPLEKALDVLKNETIAVIGYGVQGPGQALNMRDNGFNVIVGQREDSPSWERALKDGWVEGETLFSIEEAAERGTIICNLLSDAGQIALWPTLKAKLTPGKTLYFSHGFGITFNDQTNIIPPADVDVILVAPKGSGTSLRRLFVAGGGLNSSFAVYQDATGKAYEKVVAMGIGVGSGYLFETDFKKEVYSDLTGERGVLMGALAGIIEAQYQVLRQRGHSPSEAFNETVEELTQSLVPLVGENGMDWMFSNCSVTAQRGALDWKGRFREATLPVLNELYDSVASGKEAERTIQRGSTPNYRSELETELKEVRDSELWQTGATVRQLRSKAAEKVEELS
- the ilvA gene encoding threonine ammonia-lyase IlvA, translated to MEKEVAAPLAVTLENVEQAARNLKGVIYKTPLLQNHGLSRTYNATVLLKREDLQVVRSYKIRGAYHKMLTLPPISGEREIVCASAGNHAQGVAYACQMLGLKGYIFMPAATPAQKVDKVRLFGKEYVEVVLTGASFDDSFRSAREFCDERGSTFIHPFDDLAIVEGQATVGLEILKAATVPIDYCFMPIGGGGLASGVASVFRQLSPSTKLIGVQPLGAPSMYSAIRGNQHAALASIDSFVDGAAVKCPGQLTYEICRELLDEVVLVPEGQICQDLLKMYNEEGIVLEPAGTLTISALHQFREQIKGKTVVCVVSGSNNDITRMEDIKERAMQHQGLKHYFMVTFNQAPGALRRFVNNVLHEGDDIIQFQYIKKNNKEKGPVFIGVEVKQPHDVEGIKARMAEEGFAFEYLNGKQDFLALLV
- a CDS encoding dienelactone hydrolase family protein, whose amino-acid sequence is MDQRIINLFDEYTHAPLSRRDFLDRLHKLTGGAAMAAAALAVLEPGYAQAATVPEQTDDLVTEEATWPGDAGVTMKGYLVHPKGKKKLGAVVVIHENRGLTPHIKDVTRRVAQAGYLALGVDALSVFGGTPANEDEGRTMIGKLDKQQNLNNYLAALTYLRGRKDSNGKTGCVGFCWGGAMANSLAVAEPKLNAAVAYYGTQPKAEDVPKIKATLLLHYAGLDERVNAGKDAYEAALKANNIKYEQYVYEGVNHAFNNDSSPARYNAEAAKLAWDRTLKLFKEKLA